In the Labilithrix sp. genome, one interval contains:
- a CDS encoding HEAT repeat domain-containing protein, producing MRAVFFGALVFGFACGGSSSDVRVPVPVVAKVEPKGDVAPEPVRPVVDRKTIQHLPIAEALSVYRDWTHDQDPSYAIEGLTQVAWAKDEAAVPLAIRALAAKDHEVRAAAARVVIEPDVPKPDAARAALRDALAEATPLDRSAILWALLVLGDRTVADAAIEEYRSGTLAKVHALDGSPAFALAALARAIPADRAKTLATERAPPLRDLGLAALARNAATATAGDAAPASARDATAPARDAATATAHDAATVTKLVTSRDAVVATPDATARDAAGAALSVLVAALESADAEGRARIVDVLARGAGGAAVLLALPAVSAAPREKAKHQAKVVFDRLRQLADPRAADALARYLGTKPEPHWRTEAAMRLAELGDLRAVPTLAWRLTQDPLALYKSGVDDELRRTDSERVGAARMLADLAVLHPDRRGEIRKHAVGPVRAWLLGKPQPHANGMRFVAASDARELLPEMRRWANPGVPLPKPGQQSFPLAFESAQTALRYVGWMRDPQSWATLESTLGRRPASMDATMESLLQGGNAVLGMTLRALGTGAATGFAQWGDPKAYPVLVKYIEDRKNNEQARLEAGAALAWVATDAQLTEIAGKVRSLPRDPQAQVVRNCYLEALARRPVPVATAPLVDLLGTTPEHTLARAIGGGGLAPETTTRLFAMLKESAMLKESSTRLDATLALLLGADPDTARRALATYEDADAAELEELKVAYDQSFGAISDANYERGDVARWTANAEAASHVKLGGAYQDWVRTTVTRNLDGIEYDAGPRSLTRVQLRVRLLRDTRSPDTKKRTDALRILRFMNERGALLALGLTPRD from the coding sequence ATGCGGGCGGTCTTTTTCGGCGCGCTGGTGTTCGGCTTTGCGTGTGGCGGTTCGAGCAGTGACGTTCGTGTGCCGGTGCCCGTCGTCGCGAAGGTCGAGCCGAAGGGCGACGTCGCTCCCGAGCCCGTTCGGCCCGTCGTCGATCGGAAGACGATCCAGCATCTGCCGATCGCCGAGGCGCTCTCGGTGTATCGCGATTGGACCCACGATCAGGATCCGAGCTACGCGATCGAAGGGCTGACCCAGGTCGCGTGGGCGAAGGACGAAGCGGCGGTCCCGCTCGCGATCCGCGCGCTCGCGGCGAAGGACCACGAGGTGCGCGCCGCCGCCGCGCGCGTCGTCATCGAGCCCGACGTGCCGAAGCCGGACGCCGCGCGGGCCGCCCTCCGCGACGCGCTCGCCGAAGCGACGCCGCTCGATCGCAGCGCGATCCTCTGGGCGCTCCTCGTCCTCGGAGACCGCACCGTCGCCGACGCCGCGATCGAGGAGTATCGCTCCGGCACGCTCGCGAAGGTCCACGCGCTCGACGGCTCACCCGCCTTCGCGCTCGCCGCCCTCGCACGCGCCATCCCCGCCGACCGAGCGAAGACGCTCGCGACCGAGCGCGCCCCACCCCTGCGCGACCTCGGCCTCGCCGCCCTCGCACGCAACGCCGCGACCGCGACCGCAGGCGACGCCGCACCCGCGTCCGCACGCGACGCGACCGCACCCGCACGCGACGCCGCGACCGCGACCGCTCACGACGCCGCGACCGTGACCAAGCTCGTGACCTCACGCGATGCCGTGGTCGCCACGCCCGACGCAACCGCGCGCGACGCAGCGGGCGCCGCGCTGTCCGTCCTCGTTGCGGCGCTCGAGAGCGCGGACGCGGAAGGGCGCGCTCGCATCGTCGATGTGCTCGCCCGCGGCGCGGGTGGGGCGGCGGTGCTCCTCGCGCTTCCGGCTGTGAGCGCGGCACCGCGCGAGAAGGCGAAACATCAGGCCAAGGTGGTCTTCGATCGGCTGCGCCAGCTCGCGGATCCGCGGGCCGCCGATGCGCTCGCGCGGTACCTCGGCACGAAGCCCGAGCCGCACTGGCGCACCGAAGCTGCGATGCGCCTCGCCGAGCTGGGCGATCTCCGCGCGGTCCCCACGCTCGCGTGGAGACTCACGCAAGACCCACTCGCGCTCTACAAGAGCGGCGTCGACGACGAGCTTCGCCGCACCGACTCCGAACGCGTCGGCGCCGCGCGTATGCTCGCGGACCTCGCGGTGCTGCACCCCGATCGACGCGGCGAGATCCGGAAGCACGCCGTCGGCCCCGTGCGCGCGTGGCTCCTCGGGAAGCCGCAGCCACACGCCAACGGCATGCGCTTCGTCGCGGCCTCGGACGCGCGTGAGCTCCTCCCCGAAATGCGGAGGTGGGCGAATCCCGGCGTCCCGCTCCCGAAGCCGGGGCAGCAGAGCTTCCCGCTCGCGTTCGAGAGCGCGCAGACCGCGCTCCGGTACGTCGGATGGATGCGCGATCCCCAGAGCTGGGCCACGCTCGAGTCGACGCTCGGTCGTCGTCCCGCCTCCATGGACGCGACGATGGAGAGCCTGCTCCAGGGCGGCAACGCCGTGCTCGGCATGACGCTGCGCGCGCTCGGGACCGGCGCCGCGACGGGCTTCGCGCAGTGGGGCGATCCGAAGGCGTACCCCGTCCTCGTGAAGTACATCGAGGACAGGAAGAACAACGAGCAAGCGCGCCTCGAGGCCGGCGCCGCGCTCGCGTGGGTCGCGACGGACGCGCAGCTCACCGAGATCGCGGGCAAGGTCCGCTCGCTCCCGCGCGACCCGCAAGCGCAGGTCGTCCGCAACTGCTACCTCGAGGCGCTCGCGCGGCGTCCGGTTCCGGTCGCGACCGCGCCGCTCGTCGACCTGCTCGGCACGACGCCGGAGCACACCCTCGCGCGCGCGATCGGCGGCGGCGGCCTCGCGCCGGAGACGACGACGCGCCTCTTCGCGATGCTGAAGGAGAGCGCGATGCTGAAGGAGAGCTCCACCCGGCTCGACGCGACGCTCGCGCTCCTCCTCGGCGCCGACCCCGACACCGCGCGCCGCGCGCTCGCCACGTACGAGGACGCCGACGCCGCCGAGCTCGAGGAGCTGAAGGTCGCCTACGACCAGTCGTTCGGCGCGATCAGCGACGCCAACTACGAGCGCGGCGACGTCGCGCGATGGACCGCCAACGCGGAGGCCGCCTCGCACGTGAAGCTCGGCGGCGCATACCAGGACTGGGTGCGCACGACCGTCACACGCAACCTCGACGGCATCGAATACGACGCTGGCCCGCGTTCGCTCACGAGGGTGCAGCTCCGCGTGCGCCTCTTGCGCGACACGCGCTCGCCCGACACGAAGAAGCGGACCGACGCGCTCCGCATTCTCCGCTTCATGAACGAGCGCGGCGCCCTCCTCGCGCTTGGCCTCACCCCACGCGACTGA
- a CDS encoding alpha/beta hydrolase fold domain-containing protein — MSARLAAVTALALALGACAAQDHEDEPAAAEAEIGLTRPSLPNVTAWAAGTNWKYETDFLGLRHAWVYTPNGFSKRAPGRRGVVFHLPGCGELPYQVAQGSAWAPVAEAHGLVVVVPEILSPVYPNPAAPNVACYDFGTVMQPTRYARDHAALIEAGTRIARDDLSLGIDPRQIYIGGLSAGGTVAMQVACMAPEIFSGVGSVAAPSLGTWQSMAVMPPVWSAPAIRWGCEYYANSSPAPDAKEKLGKQVYAIASDDNGLPAGIPIMIGGVWTATKFANQKIWDGDKYIPFAHHRLIADAMAPLFGAKMTGEDVGLPYHGTGWGCPGGEVSHHDTAETECEFSALQPRPWQVKADIWKDTKGRTRVVHLKQDGLRHRWPTGHKPPVTPSFEELVEKGYMSPFAEVYEAKAAGAPTGTFGIGFFGSIDTFDFTAYLADYFTANNPRLD, encoded by the coding sequence ATGAGTGCCCGCCTCGCCGCCGTGACCGCGCTCGCCCTCGCCCTCGGAGCGTGCGCCGCGCAAGACCATGAAGACGAGCCGGCCGCCGCGGAGGCGGAGATCGGCCTCACGCGACCGAGCCTCCCCAACGTCACCGCGTGGGCCGCGGGCACGAACTGGAAGTACGAGACGGACTTCCTCGGTCTCCGCCACGCGTGGGTCTACACGCCGAACGGCTTCAGCAAGCGCGCGCCCGGACGGCGCGGCGTCGTCTTCCACCTCCCCGGCTGCGGCGAGCTCCCGTACCAGGTCGCGCAAGGATCGGCCTGGGCCCCCGTCGCGGAGGCGCACGGCCTCGTCGTCGTCGTGCCGGAGATCCTCTCGCCGGTCTACCCGAACCCCGCCGCGCCCAACGTCGCTTGCTACGACTTCGGCACCGTCATGCAGCCGACGCGCTATGCCCGCGATCACGCCGCGCTCATCGAAGCCGGCACGCGCATCGCGCGGGACGACCTCTCGCTCGGGATCGATCCGCGCCAGATCTACATCGGCGGCCTCTCCGCCGGCGGCACCGTCGCGATGCAGGTGGCGTGCATGGCGCCGGAGATCTTCAGCGGCGTCGGCTCCGTCGCCGCGCCCTCGCTCGGGACGTGGCAGTCGATGGCGGTCATGCCGCCGGTCTGGAGCGCCCCCGCGATCCGCTGGGGCTGCGAGTACTACGCAAACTCGAGCCCCGCGCCCGACGCGAAGGAGAAGCTCGGGAAACAGGTCTACGCGATCGCCTCCGACGACAACGGACTTCCGGCCGGAATCCCGATCATGATCGGGGGAGTGTGGACCGCGACGAAATTTGCCAATCAGAAGATCTGGGACGGCGACAAATACATCCCGTTTGCCCATCATCGTCTCATCGCCGACGCGATGGCGCCTCTCTTCGGCGCGAAGATGACGGGCGAAGACGTCGGCCTTCCGTACCACGGCACCGGCTGGGGCTGCCCCGGCGGCGAGGTGAGCCACCACGACACCGCCGAGACGGAGTGCGAATTCTCCGCCCTCCAGCCGCGCCCGTGGCAGGTCAAAGCCGATATCTGGAAAGACACGAAAGGCCGCACGCGCGTCGTCCACTTGAAGCAGGACGGCCTCCGCCACCGCTGGCCGACCGGCCACAAACCGCCCGTCACGCCGAGCTTCGAGGAGCTCGTCGAAAAGGGTTATATGAGCCCCTTCGCCGAGGTCTACGAGGCGAAGGCCGCGGGCGCGCCCACCGGCACGTTCGGCATCGGCTTCTTCGGCAGCATCGACACGTTCGACTTCACCGCCTACCTCGCCGACTACTTCACCGCGAACAACCCGCGCCTCGACTGA